In the Panthera leo isolate Ple1 chromosome C2, P.leo_Ple1_pat1.1, whole genome shotgun sequence genome, TGTGATCCTCATTTGTGGGTTTCTAACTGGCAATTACATGAGTTATTAAATTACAGGGTCCTTGACTCGTATCCCCCTCTTGCCCATCTCCCCCATCTTTATACCGAGGACCCAGGTTTGAACTTGAGGGGATTTTAATCATCAAGATGCCCCAGAACAAGGCTTGGGTTTCTTCCTGGGGCCTCTGAGGCTACTGAGGGTCAAGAACATTGCAGTggtgataatgataataacaactGATGAGATGTGAAGGCTGGGGGCACTACTTAGAGACCACCATAACTCCAGAGGCCGGGTGTAGGGCCATCTACTTTGGAATCTCCGGGCCACCCCTAGAAGTGCTGATTTAGTAGACCAGAGGCTGGACTGGGGGATTTGCAATTCTAGAAAGCTCCCCAAATAATCCTTATGCCTACTAGTGgtggagaaccactggtctagggAGACTTTAAACCTTAGCATATATGACCCACAACGCTGATTTCCTGTTCAACTATCTGGCAAGACTGGATGCCAAATCTGGCAGAGGCCCGGCCAAGGAGCTGCTCCCTAGCTGTAGGGGGGTGATAATAAGAGCTGAGAAGACACGTCTCTGCCATCCCCCGACAGAACTGTTTCTATCACCAACAACTGAATTCACACTGCCGTGCTCCCAGATTCCATGCATTGTCTCCAAACCTCGAGCATTAAACGCCAGGTATAATCAATGTTGCCCTCAAGTTGCCCTCGTATAACTTTTCTTTAGGATGTGGGGGGAAGACTTGAAATGAGAAGCAGTGAGAATGGAGGGGTGGGGCCCAACTTCCCAGAAGTTTCTTGAGACTACCTAAAGCATATCTGAGAATATCCATGCATCTGACGTCTGGGATCTGACCACCTCAAACAGAAACCAACGGACTCTTTAATTCAGGAGTCTGCCTTTTAGATTGTTTCAATGTCTggccaaaataaaataaggccCCATTCGCATATTCAGCAGCTACGGTAGGAGGAACGTCAAACCTTTATAATGTGGAGCTTGGGTAAGAGGTTACAGTCGGCTAACGTGAGCTCATCCCCATCCAGGAACTTCCTTCCAGAAACAACAACATCCTCAGTGCTGTAGGCATCTATTTCATCAGGCAGAGGGCTATTTAAGTAATCATCCAGCTTCTTCAAAGCCTTTAACAGGTTCTTTTCATAAACTAAAACAGAAAGGCCAGAAATGACCAAGATAAGCCAGCCGTATGAGTTAGGGTTACCTTTCTCTCGACATGAAACGAGGAGTTGATCTCCTCTCCCTCCCGACACGTGGCTGGGCCGCACTGGGGAATTGGGAGGGAAGGATGTGGACTTCTAAGATCTGAATAAAGGACTCACTCCTCCCTGGAAAATACTTCTGCTGTCTACACAACACTGCTCCTTCTAGAACTCATCCGTTTATCCAAAACTTTTTATGGGAGGCCCATAATGAGGTAAGCAGTGGCAGAAGCTTCATTGAAACGGATTCCCGGGGTCCGGCAGGGGAATTCCTGGCGGTGATTCTTTGCCCCTAAACTGATTGTTTTCTGGGCTCCCAACCTCCAGGGGAAGCATTTGACCTCTTGAAACGCACCTGCAGATTCTACGTCGAAGGTGCTTTTTCCTGATTTCTAGACACAGGTCCCTACCCCCAGGGAAATCAGTCAGAATTCCCAGGACCTTAGAAGAAGCCACACCAGAGGCCGGGGGGCACCCCAGGTGGAGAGCATTGAACAGGTAGACGGCAGGTACTCACTCTCGTTGGCATCCTTCTTGGTGTTTTTTATAAATGCCGAGAATTTGGCAAACACGTCATTTCCTGCAGAGTTAGATTCAGGGTGTTGGGTCCCCAGCTTAGGGTACCTTGAAAAATTCAGAATTGGAATAGCACAGATAACAGGGGGGCGGCAAacatgtctttctctgagtggATATAAAAGTGAAAAACCTTCCCCCTCGGATGGTTTTCTAATCTCTTTGTGTGCAAGGTGTGGCAGCAGCGCAGTCCGGGGAGAAGGCCTTTGCTGTTCTCCCGGGACCAGGCCGCCCACCCGGCACCGCCAACTGCGCTAGAAGGTTCCCTTCTAGATCCGGCGCCCCGCGACAGCACACGCTAACGTGcactccttcccctcccagccACAGACCTAAGAAGTGGCCAACCCGTGCGACATCGGCCCGCCTCCTCCCCGCTTCCGGCTGCCAAACCCCAATTGCCCCACCGCAGGTGCAAACGAAGCAAAGAGACCCGGGCCACCGTCGCCCGAGGCTTCTGCTCTTGCTGCGTGTTCTGCGGCACACCGCGGCACGGCTAAGGAAGGACGGACGTACCACGGCCGCAGAAAACCAAATACACGAAGCCACGAGTTTCAGGCTTGTCTGCGAAGGGCCAAAGGCACGATCAGATGGTGAATGCTGGTTTTATGAGGCCTACCTCGGGGGAGCTAATTTCTCCTCTAAGAACTCCTCGATCTTATTCACATCCGTCTTGACTTCACCATCAAAAGTCATAAAGGGAGGGTTTGTTCCGGGGGCTAGGTTCTGGAGGTCTGCGGGTttcctggtgggggggggagggagaggggagcggCAGCTTTTGTGAACGGTCGCCAAGGTTTGAATTCGTTCCCCCAAAGCCTAGCCGCGTCCTCCCCGGTTTACGAGGAGCAGCCCTTGAGAAGTTCAAGGGAGACCATGGGTTCCCAAGACGTCCTACCGACAGTGAAAGCGTGGCTCTTGTCTGGGCGCAGAGGTAAGAAAGCCAACTCTCCCCCGTGGGTCACAGGAGAGCTGCTCACACGGGCTTTGGAGAGGTGCTCAGCTGACCAGGAGCTTGGGGAGCAGGTTCCTTAACGGTGCCCCCAACTCCTCCCTGGTTATGTCTGAGCGGGTCCTGTAATTACTGACGAGCCCACACCCGGGCTTCAGTTCGGGGCCCCGACGTGGATGGACGCCCCGCGATGTCGCCTGTGGGCTCTAGGAGTGTGTGAGTGCGGGGCGTGTGTGGGGGTTACGGGGGCGTGGGGTGTGAGTGGGTGGGAAGACgtgcgcgggggcggggggggggaggggacgtgGCAGGGCCAGTCTCAACAATGTGGAAACCTCCTCTTACCTCTTCAGGTCCACTGTGGTCACGTTGAATATAACGCCCTTTAGCCAGAGAATCATGAAGAGGCGCTGGGAAAAGGGGCAATTCCCAATACTCTCGCCATCGTAGCCAGCCTAGGCAGGAAAAGAAATCGTTATCAGAGCGAGGCTCACAATTCTAAGTGCCAGATTCCTCAAGGCATGGCGCAAACCCGTTACAAACTTGCGTTGCTGGTCACGACACTGCCACTACCCTTTCGGGGCCATTTCACTCAGCCTCTGAGCC is a window encoding:
- the CLIC6 gene encoding chloride intracellular channel protein 6 isoform X4, which translates into the protein MILWLKGVIFNVTTVDLKRKPADLQNLAPGTNPPFMTFDGEVKTDVNKIEEFLEEKLAPPRYPKLGTQHPESNSAGNDVFAKFSAFIKNTKKDANEIYEKNLLKALKKLDDYLNSPLPDEIDAYSTEDVVVSGRKFLDGDELTLADCNLLPKLHIIKIVAKRYRDFEFPSEMTGIWRYLNNAYARDEFMNTCPADQEIERAYSDVAKRMK
- the CLIC6 gene encoding chloride intracellular channel protein 6 isoform X3, which codes for MTTRWGCPDRPPHHPSSSRSFRLQAGYDGESIGNCPFSQRLFMILWLKGVIFNVTTVDLKRKPADLQNLAPGTNPPFMTFDGEVKTDVNKIEEFLEEKLAPPRYPKLGTQHPESNSAGNDVFAKFSAFIKNTKKDANEIYEKNLLKALKKLDDYLNSPLPDEIDAYSTEDVVVSGRKFLDGDELTLADCNLLPKLHIIKIVAKRYRDFEFPSEMTGIWRYLNNAYARDEFMNTCPADQEIERAYSDVAKRMK